A window of the SAR324 cluster bacterium genome harbors these coding sequences:
- a CDS encoding DUF4326 domain-containing protein has protein sequence MKRVQRKRTKGWKMPANTVYVGRPTKWGNPVIISDFTNESNLPNAVIARHAVQSFESLLQDDRLDITVDEIKKELQGKDLACWCALDQPCHADVLLEIANEGEYECRVYSQKRN, from the coding sequence ATGAAAAGAGTTCAAAGAAAAAGGACTAAGGGCTGGAAGATGCCAGCCAATACGGTTTATGTGGGGCGTCCTACAAAATGGGGCAACCCAGTCATAATCAGTGACTTTACAAATGAATCAAACCTTCCAAATGCGGTGATTGCTCGTCATGCTGTCCAAAGCTTTGAAAGCTTACTGCAAGATGATCGACTTGATATTACCGTTGATGAGATAAAAAAGGAACTGCAAGGGAAGGATCTTGCGTGCTGGTGTGCACTGGATCAGCCATGTCATGCGGACGTTTTGCTGGAAATAGCAAATGAGGGGGAATATGAATGTCGAGTATATAGTCAGAAGCGAAATTGA